A region from the Deinococcota bacterium genome encodes:
- a CDS encoding nucleotidyltransferase substrate binding protein gives MTDARQDALKRDFDDILGRFGEALALPAGDIVRDSAILRFELTFEVAWKLCQRLVREQGLEANSPRQAFQ, from the coding sequence ATGACGGACGCGAGACAGGACGCTCTAAAGCGCGACTTCGACGATATTCTCGGCCGCTTCGGCGAGGCCTTGGCGCTGCCCGCGGGCGACATCGTCCGCGACTCGGCCATCTTGCGCTTCGAACTGACCTTCGAAGTCGCCTGGAAGCTGTGCCAGCGTCTCGTTCGTGAGCAGGGGCTGGAGGCGAACAGTCCCCGCCAGGCGTTCCAGCA